The Maylandia zebra isolate NMK-2024a linkage group LG4, Mzebra_GT3a, whole genome shotgun sequence genome includes a window with the following:
- the socs1a gene encoding suppressor of cytokine signaling 1a yields MVADGTVEGHDKTRLSSLSSSSSSSSLSSSSSSTLRTEVEQLQRQANQHRRTPSVYLTHFPTFTCKEDCRIITDTASKLERCGFYWGPLGVEDAHRMLRDAPLGSFLIRDSRQKDVFFTLSYHAKTGPVSVRIDYKRQKFSLAGNLRSFQTLFALLEHYINSPKKSLSIPYRKWEPTLQELCRKRILELCGGASQVPELPLTHVAQDFLLEFPYKL; encoded by the coding sequence ATGGTAGCCGACGGCACGGTCGAAGGCCATGACAAGACCCGCTTGTCAAGcttgtcgtcatcatcatcatcctcatccttgtcttcctcctcctcctcaacacttcGCACCGAAGTGGAGCAGCTTCAGCGTCAAGCCAATCAACACCGTAGAACGCCCTCCGTCTATCTGACTCACTTTCCGACGTTCACCTGCAAGGAGGACTGCAGAATCATCACAGACACAGCATCCAAGCTCGAGCGCTGCGGCTTCTACTGGGGTCCCCTGGGAGTGGAGGACGCTCACCGCATGCTTCGGGACGCCCCGCTGGGCAGCTTCCTCATCCGTGATAGCCGTCAGAAAGACGTCTTCTTCACGCTGTCCTACCACGCCAAGACGGGACCGGTCAGCGTGCGCATTGACTACAAGCGCCAGAAGTTCTCACTAGCGGGCAACCTGCGGTCTTTCCAAACACTCTTTGCCCTCTTGGAGCATTACATCAATTCTCCTAAGAAGAGCTTGAGCATCCCTTACAGGAAATGGGAACCGACGCTGCAGGAGCTGTGCAGGAAGCGCATCTTGGAGCTGTGTGGAGGGGCAAGCCAGGTTCCAGAGCTGCCGCTCACACATGTCGCCCAAGACTTTCTGTTGGAATTCCCTTACAAACTGTAA